The genomic stretch TTGTTCAAAGATTATCTGGTTAGTGGTATAACTTGCCAACAAAAAGGTAATTTACTTCTGTTCCAATTCCTTTATCAACTGTTTTTCTTCTTCTGATGGTTTCATTACTAAGTTTGGCACTTCAAATAACTGACAAATCCCCTTTTCTACTAATAATGCAGCTTCTTCAGATGTCAAAGCCATAGgtaaacctaaaaatatttatttattcatattaatttacagGTAAGCAAATTTTTTATAGAAGtttatttaatacctactttatattCAGCCTTTATCCTAAGTTTCTTGGAGGTTAGCAAAAAGCCTTTTATAAAAGCTACACACCTAAAAAATCATTTTGCCTTGGAAATGATGGTAGAGATCCAATTAATGAACCGCATATTCGGTGGTTGGCTCGTAGCTCGTACCAATCTGGATACAACAGAAAGATACGATATAATATTGGtacaaaaacaacattaaacgTAATATTTCTCAGAACCTAGGTTACCTTCAGGATTCCATACATATGCAACGCCATTTTCGACAAAAAGTGATATCATAGCACGCGAATATTTGATCGCTACAGCTGTGTACTGCACTAAACTTCGTAATTGCAATGcaataaaaggaaaatatcaaaataactctggtgaaataaaatgttatctaCCTGTCATAACAAATCAATACTGACAATGACATTAATTGAATTGACATTGATAACAACAACATTGGTGACATTTTTTGCACGTTCTTGTTCTTTCAGTTAAATAAAATCCATcacaaaattacaatacaaaaccaattttaaaTTTCGCATGACTtaatatactataaattatattctacTTTCTAAATTCAAAAGCACAATTTAAACAGGACGGAATTGAttcaggtttttttattttaacttcatttattaatttagggcAACATCAGTAACATCTGTCACAAACGTCGTAAAATTTAGAAGTTGACGACTTGACACATGTCATATTACATTGTCACATTGGTCAGCTGTAAGCTGATATTTTGAAAACTTTGTATTGATATGAAAATCTAACCGgaataacaaattcaacaattataaaacattgaaaaacaaaacatatttaacttagtcttcataatattttctaaaaaaatatatttcagtcTTCTATGTAGTAAGTGACAAATGTCTGATATTTCTAAAAGAATTCAGCAGTGATTATATAATTATGGCTACCAGAAAAGTCTTAATTGGTACGTTGGTATTTcattggtaataaaaaatatataatgtatgcATGCCCTCTAAGAAAGCGAACTAACTAGATTCGtgatttaaattgtaatgtCAAACGGTATATAACTTATAAGACAGTAACATAACGAACCTTTAACAAACAGCCGGCATCAGAGCTTTTTTGCTTAGAAAGTTTAGGTAACTGTAAAATACTACTGCCTAGATAATTATGTTCATTATAAAGTTGGACATTTTTATCAATTCAATTCCTAAATCATTCAgttctttaataattattgaaagtAAATGTTACTATATCCCattacctattaaaataaattaggtacacAACCCACAAAGAGAAGCAATTATGGCAAATCAAAATCTACATGAACCCTGCTAAATATTAGAAAATTCGAcccagaaaaaataataaattgctaccatactatttaaaaataatttgtgaacaAAGAGgatatattataatacctaagtttttttttatttacaggtgGGGGAACAGGCTTTATTGGAAGTAATTTAGGTGAACTTCTTGGAACCAAAGGTTACAATGTAGTGAATATAACTCGTATGCCTGGTGCCAATAATATTTCATGGAACACTTTGGAGCAATCAGGCTTACCCCTTAGGTCATGTGCTGTCGTCAATTTAGCTGGACAACAGTTTATGGATTTTACAAAATCCTGGACACCTGGGTAAGGCGATATAATCtctataataaatagtttaatgaGTGTTTGTAAGTCAGACTACTCTGCAGCCTATAGGCCCAACCGCCCAATAGGGCCTCTAGTTGGTCCAAAAAGCTCTCACAGTTGTCTATAAAACTGTTTCTGTGCATGCTGCGACTGAAACTATGTATTAGGAAATTCTCAGCACCAGTATATAGTCTATATTGTGTAcacaaaataagtattattataatatttgaagtatttgtattgtgaacctCTGCCTTCATGTTTGAGAAATAATAGATATTTGGTTATatgttgtgtaataaaataaatgattaatttatttacagattCAAACAAAATGTGCAGAATTCTAGAGTTTATACAACACGAGCACTTGCATCTGCAATTAACAAATGTTTAGACAAACCAAAGGTGTTTGTTGTCGTCACTGGTGTTGGGGCTTATGAACCTTCTGAGTACAATAAATATGATGAGAGCAGTCCCACCACAGGAATTGATTTCTTCTCCCGACTGACTGTAGAATGGGAAAAAGCTGCCAAAGTAGATCCACCTGTAAGGCTTGTAAGtacctacaatttattattaccgGACATTTGAATATGTGTTTTGAGAGCTGGATATTATTGCCATAAAATTGATGATGCTTTTGTTGACTCATCTATAGTGGATTATACCACCAATGTCTGCATTGGGTGTCTATTAGTCCATCTTCCAACCTAGAGGACTGTCTGGGAATTTGTCCTATTATTACCAATCATCTCACCCTCTGCAATGTTGTATTCACAACAGAATTGACAACATTTATTCTGTGCATATTAATAAAGAATGTGATATCCTTCCACAGGTGATAATTCGTTCTGGTGCAGTACTCGGCCGTTGGGGAGGTATGATCAAGAATATGTTTCTCCCTTTCTACTTCGGCTTCGGCGGCCGCATCGGCAGTGGCAAGCAATACCTACCATGGATCCACATAGAGGACCTCACCCGGCTAATTCTCTTTGCTATAGAGAATGAAAAGGTCCATGGTGTTCTAAATGGTGTATCCCCGCAAGTTATTACCAACAATGATTTCACACATGTGAGTATGAATTAGATAGTTGGAACTTCTGACTGCCTCATTAGTCGTAATCGCGACTAcctggcaaggggtctcgggttcgatttctgtgtcgagtaaagtattacagggcctttttcggtttttacgGTCGGAGTCTGCCCATTCAGGCTAAAGCAGGGCTCTCCCACGTGAAGTTATTATCACAACATTCAATTATGTCCGATTTTGTAGTTTTCTTtctttgtattaattattatttttgtcatttcCAGTCATTTGCTAAAGCATTGGGAAGACCTGCTTTTCTGCCAGTACCTGAGCCGATTTTAAACCTGTTACTGAATCGAGAGAGGGCCATGATAATGACTAAGGGACAGTACGTCATACCAAAGAGGGTGCAAGAATTTGGCTTCCGTTACAAATACGACAATATAGATGAAGCGTGCAAAGAGTTTGCTCATCTCTGGCCGA from Spodoptera frugiperda isolate SF20-4 chromosome 4, AGI-APGP_CSIRO_Sfru_2.0, whole genome shotgun sequence encodes the following:
- the LOC118272793 gene encoding epimerase family protein SDR39U1, which gives rise to MATRKVLIGGGTGFIGSNLGELLGTKGYNVVNITRMPGANNISWNTLEQSGLPLRSCAVVNLAGQQFMDFTKSWTPGFKQNVQNSRVYTTRALASAINKCLDKPKVFVVVTGVGAYEPSEYNKYDESSPTTGIDFFSRLTVEWEKAAKVDPPVRLVIIRSGAVLGRWGGMIKNMFLPFYFGFGGRIGSGKQYLPWIHIEDLTRLILFAIENEKVHGVLNGVSPQVITNNDFTHSFAKALGRPAFLPVPEPILNLLLNRERAMIMTKGQYVIPKRVQEFGFRYKYDNIDEACKEFAHLWPKKHPLK